In Streptomyces sannanensis, the DNA window GCCAGGCCCATCCCCGTGTATCTGCCGGCCTCGAGCCCGCGCGCGCTGCGGCGGCTGGTGGAACGGGCCGACGGCTGGATGCCGGTCGGCATGGGCGCCTCGAACCTGGCGGCCGACTGGCGCCGGGTCCAGGACGCGGCGGCGGACCGGGAGCGGTCGCTGGAGGTGTGCATGCGGGCGAACGTCGCGTACATGCCGAAGCCGTACGAAGGTGCGGGCCGGATGCCGTTCCAGGGCAGTGTCGCCCAGATCGTCGAGGATGTGGCGGCGCACGCCGAGACGGGGGTCGGGGAGATCCTCCTCGAGCTCCAGAGCACTCCGCGTGACGCGGAGGAGCTCATCGACGTCGCGGCCGAGGTGTACGCGGCCGCGCGGGCAGCGGGCATCTGAACGGAAGAACGAAGCCGCCGCAGACCGGGGTCACCGGCCTGCGGCGGCTGTTACGACCACCCGGGACCGGCCGGATCACGGTCGGCGACGGGGGTTGGTAACTGCTGGTCCCGGGGGCCCGCCTCCGCGGACCGGGCCTCCTGGGTACCGGTGAAACTCAGTCCTCGGGGAGTTCCACCGGGGCGATCTCGTCGTAGACGTCGCCCGGGCCGGGGTTGGTGGCGTCCGTGCCTCCGCCGAAGTGGTTCATGACGCCCCAGACCGCGTTGAGCGCGGTCTGGACGGCACCCTCGGCCCAGCCGGCCGTCCAGGAGATGTCGTCACCGGCGAGGAAGATGCCGCGCTTGTCCTCCGGCAGGCGGTCCTGCATGAAGTGGGTGAACAGACGCCGCTGGTAGCGGTAGTGGCCCGGCAGGTTGGCCTTGAACGCGCCCATGAAGTAGGGCTCGTTCTCCCAGGAGACCGTCACCGGGTTGCCGATGATGTGCTTCCGGATGTCGACCTTCGGGTAGATCTCGCCGAGCGACTTGAGCATGACCTCCATGCGCTCGGTCGCCGACAGCGGCAGCCACTTGAGGCTGTCGTCGCACCAGGTGTACGACAGGCAGATGACGGCCGGCTTGTCCGGGCCGTTGTCCAGCAGGTACGTGCCACGGGTCATCCGGTCGGTGAGCGTCATCGACATCACGTCACGGCCGGTTGCCTCGTCCTTGTCCAGCCAGAACGGCCGGTCGACGGGAACGAAGAGCTTGCTCGACTCCATGTAGTGGGTGCGCTCGATCGCGGTCCAGTGGTCGATCGGGAAGAGCGAGTCGTCGCACGCGATCTTGGAGAGCAGCATCCACGACTGAGCGGTGAAGACCGCCGCACGGTAGGTGCGGATGTCCCCGGAGGCGTCGGTGACCGTGATGCGGTTGCCCGCAGTGCGGTGCAGCCGGGTCACGGCGGGCTTCGGCTCCCCGTCGTGCAGGGACTTCAGCGATGTACCCAGCGGCCAGTGGACCATCTTCTGCGGCTCGCGCTCCCACAGGCGCAGCGGCAGCTGCTGGGAGCCGCCGACGATGCCGCGGTGGTGGTCGTCGGCCTCGGTGTAGACGACGCGGAGGATCTCCAGGATGGAGTTGGGGAAGTCGGTGTCCCAGCCGCCCGTGCCGAAGCCGACCTGGCCGAAGATCTCGCGGTGGCGGAAGGACTTGAAGGCCTCCGACTCGCAGAGGAAGCCGTAAAAGGTCTGGTTGTCGAGCTTCTCGACGAGCCTGGCCCAGATCTCGCGGATGCGCGGGACGTCGCGCTCGCGGATGGCGCGGTTCATGTCGGAGAAGTCGGCGCCCTCGTCCAGGCAGGCGTTCCAGGCCGCCGCGACATCGCGGTAGACCTGCGGCAGGTCATCGACCGTCTCGGCGTAGTGCGACTCGCCCTTGAGGTCGATGACGGTCGACGGGGTGGACTCGGCAAGGGGGTTGGGGAACGGCCTCGTCTCCAGGTCCGCCAGGTCGATGTAGTGCTGGAAGGCGGTCGACGAGGGCGGGAAGCGCATCGCGCCCAGCTCGCAGTTCAGCTCACCTTCGTCACCTGCGGCGGCGCAGCCCTCGAAGCCCACCGTGCGCAACCGTCCGCCGATCTGGTCGGCCTCGTAGACGACGGGCTTGAGGCCCATCTTCATCAGCTCGTACGCCGCGATGATGCCGGACAGGCCGCCGCCGATGACCGCGACCTCCTCACCGTGCTCGGTCGCGGGTATCTGACCGAGACCCGCCGGGTGGGCGAGGTAGTCGTCGTACGCGAAGGGGAAGTCCGGACCGAACATGGTGATCGGCGGCTGCTGCTCATCGGTGTGCTGGACAGCGGTGGGCACCGTGGACGTCATGGGGTACGGACTCCTTGCACGGAAAAGAAAAAGAAGGGGGGTGGCGGGAGAGGCGGGCGCTCAGCTCAGGGAGGAGTAGAGCTCGGAGCGGCGGTCCTGCAGATACGGGTAGTTCTCCCGCGAGGCGCTGAGGAAGGCCGGGTCGGCCTCGCCGAACACCAGCTCCTCACCACGGCCGGCCCGGGCGCGGACGGTGCCGTCCGGCCCTGCCAGGCAGCTCAGCCCGACGAATTCGAACTCGCCCTCGGGTCCGGTCCGGTTGACGTACGCGATGTACATCTGGCTCTCGACGGCCCGGACCGGGACGAGGGACTCGGCGACGAACTGGAACGGATGCATCTGGGCGGTGGGCACCAGCAGCAGGTCCGTACCCGCGAGGGCGTGCGCCCGGACGTTCTCCGGGAATTCCACGTCGTAGCAGATCATGATCCCGACACGGAGGCCGTTCAGCTCGGCCTGGACGACCGGCTGGTCGCCCGGCGTGAACCACTCGCGCTCGAAGCCGCCGAAGAGGTGCGTCTTGCGGTAGTTCGCCAGACGCGCCCCGTCCGCGCCGATCAGCTGGGCCGCGTTGTAGACCATCCCCCGGCCTTCGGCCGGGGGGACCCCCATCTCGCTTCGCTCGCCGCCACGCTCCGGGTAGGCGTAGAGCACCGCCAGCCCATGGCGTACCGCGATCTCGGCGACTGCCTGCGCGGATGGGCCGTCCGCCGCCTCGGCCAGCCGGTGCACGCCCTCGCCGATGGCGTAACCGGTCAGGAACATCTCCGAGGTGACCAGCAGCCCGGCCCCCGCCGCCGCCGCACGGCCCGCGGCCTCGTCCAGCACCTTGAGGTTCTCGGCGACATCGCCCGGACGGCCGGAGCTCTGGAGCAGGGCGGTGCGGAGCGGCGTCATGGGCAGACCTCGGCGGTGCGAAGGGGGTTCGGGGGACGGCTAAAACCGTACGGTCCCGGGATCTGCCCGGACAAGATTCCACCGTTGCGCAGCGCCGCGCGATTCATTGCGCATCCCGGGGCCTCCGCGGTGATTCATTGCGCGGCACGCGGTCTGCTACCCCGGCCGTACGGCCGGCCATCCCCATCCGGGGGTGCCCCAGAGGTGCCCCCAGGCCAACCCGCACGGAGACCGGCAACCAGCTCGGGCGTGACGCGCGCCGGCACCCCGCATCCGGCAGGCAACCGGCAGCCCCCAGGCCGGCCTCGCGGAGGACGCCCTACGCCGGCGACCCCGACGAAAAGCGACGCAGCAGCGGCGAGAGCACCAGCACGGACTTGGTGCGCTCCACGAACGGCTCGCCCGCGATGCGCTCCAGCACACGCTCGAAGTGGCGCATGTCGGAGGCGAAGATCTGGACGATCGCGTCCGCCTCGCCGGTGACAGTGGAGGCGGACGCGACTTCCGGGTAGCGCTCGAGGCCACGCTGGATGGTCTCGGGCGAGGTGTTGCTCCGTGCGAAGATCTCGATGTACCCCTCGGTCTCCCAGCCCAGCGCCGCGGGGTCGACGCGGACGGTGAAGCCGGTGATGGCTCCCTCCGCCCGCAGCCGGTCCACCCGGCGCTTCACCGCGGGAGCGGAGAGCCCGACCAGGGAGCCGATGTCGGCGTAGGAGCGGCGGGCGTCCTCGGCGAGGGCGTGGACGATGCGTTCGTCGAGATCGTTCAGTCGCACGGGGGGTGGATCACTTTTCTGCAGTGGCTTCGGTGGCCAGTCGTGAGCGGCGGATGCCGTACAGGAAGTAGAACACGAGACCCAGGACCATCCAGCCGGCGAACCACAGCCAGGTGATGCCCGGAAGGCTGTACATCAGGTAGGCGCAGAAGCCGAAGCCCAGGATCGGGGTGACCGGGAAGAGCATCACCTTGAAGGTGCGGTTCATCTCGGGTCGCTTGTAGCGCAGGATGATGACGGCGACGTTGACCAGGGCGAAGGCGAAGAGCGTGCCGATGCTGGTGGCGTTGGCCAGCTCGCCCAGCGGGATGAACGCGGCGAGGGTACCGCAGAAGAGCGAGACGATCACGGTGTTGGCCCGCGGTGCGCCGGTCTTCGGGTTGACCTTCGCGAAGACCTTCGGGATCAGGCCGTCGCGGGACATCGCGAAGAGGATGCGGGTCTGGCCGTAGAGCACGGCGAAGACGACGCTGGCGATGGCCACGACCGCGCCGGCCGCAAGCACGACACCCCAGAAGCTCTGGCCGGTGACGTCCGTCATGATCTGGGCGAGCGCGGCCTCGGTGCCCTTGAAGTCCTGCCACGGCATGGCGCCGACGGCGACCAGCGCGACCACGCAGTACAGCACCGTGACGATCAGCAGCGACAGCATGATCGCGCGCGGCAGGTCCCGCTTGGGGTTCTTGGCCTCCTCGCCGGCGGTGGAGGCAGCGTCGAAGCCGATGTACGAGAAGAACAGTGTGGCCGCGGCGGCGCTGATGCCGGTGACGCCGAGCGGGGCGAGCGGGGCGTAGTTGCCGGCCTTGATACCCATGAAACCGATGCCGATGAAGAGCAGCAACGTCACGATCTTCACCGTGACCATGATCGTGTTGATCCGCGCGCTCTCCTTCGCGCCGCCCATCAGGAAGACCATGGCCAGCAGGACCACGATCAGGGCGGGGAGGTTGACGAATCCGCCTTCGCCGAGTGGGGCGGAGACCGCCTGCGGGATGGTCACCCCGATGGTGCCCTCGAGCAACTCGTTCAGGTACTGGCCCCAGCCGACCGCAACGGCCGAGACCGACACCGCGTACTCCAGGACCAGGCACCAGCCGCAGATCCAGGCGATGAGCTCACCCATCGTTGCGTACGCATACGAGTACGAGGAGCCGGAAACGGGGATGGAGCCGGCCAGCTCCGCGTACGACAGAGCGGAGAACAGAGCAGTCAGTCCCGCTATGACGAACGAGATGGTGACCGCCGGACCGGCCAGCGGAGCGGCCTCACCCAG includes these proteins:
- a CDS encoding LLM class flavin-dependent oxidoreductase; the encoded protein is MSYEGELTTIAPSVVGPKPARPIPVYLPASSPRALRRLVERADGWMPVGMGASNLAADWRRVQDAAADRERSLEVCMRANVAYMPKPYEGAGRMPFQGSVAQIVEDVAAHAETGVGEILLELQSTPRDAEELIDVAAEVYAAARAAGI
- a CDS encoding NAD(P)/FAD-dependent oxidoreductase, whose translation is MTSTVPTAVQHTDEQQPPITMFGPDFPFAYDDYLAHPAGLGQIPATEHGEEVAVIGGGLSGIIAAYELMKMGLKPVVYEADQIGGRLRTVGFEGCAAAGDEGELNCELGAMRFPPSSTAFQHYIDLADLETRPFPNPLAESTPSTVIDLKGESHYAETVDDLPQVYRDVAAAWNACLDEGADFSDMNRAIRERDVPRIREIWARLVEKLDNQTFYGFLCESEAFKSFRHREIFGQVGFGTGGWDTDFPNSILEILRVVYTEADDHHRGIVGGSQQLPLRLWEREPQKMVHWPLGTSLKSLHDGEPKPAVTRLHRTAGNRITVTDASGDIRTYRAAVFTAQSWMLLSKIACDDSLFPIDHWTAIERTHYMESSKLFVPVDRPFWLDKDEATGRDVMSMTLTDRMTRGTYLLDNGPDKPAVICLSYTWCDDSLKWLPLSATERMEVMLKSLGEIYPKVDIRKHIIGNPVTVSWENEPYFMGAFKANLPGHYRYQRRLFTHFMQDRLPEDKRGIFLAGDDISWTAGWAEGAVQTALNAVWGVMNHFGGGTDATNPGPGDVYDEIAPVELPED
- a CDS encoding carbon-nitrogen hydrolase family protein, which translates into the protein MTPLRTALLQSSGRPGDVAENLKVLDEAAGRAAAAGAGLLVTSEMFLTGYAIGEGVHRLAEAADGPSAQAVAEIAVRHGLAVLYAYPERGGERSEMGVPPAEGRGMVYNAAQLIGADGARLANYRKTHLFGGFEREWFTPGDQPVVQAELNGLRVGIMICYDVEFPENVRAHALAGTDLLLVPTAQMHPFQFVAESLVPVRAVESQMYIAYVNRTGPEGEFEFVGLSCLAGPDGTVRARAGRGEELVFGEADPAFLSASRENYPYLQDRRSELYSSLS
- a CDS encoding Lrp/AsnC family transcriptional regulator — protein: MRLNDLDERIVHALAEDARRSYADIGSLVGLSAPAVKRRVDRLRAEGAITGFTVRVDPAALGWETEGYIEIFARSNTSPETIQRGLERYPEVASASTVTGEADAIVQIFASDMRHFERVLERIAGEPFVERTKSVLVLSPLLRRFSSGSPA
- a CDS encoding amino acid permease, giving the protein MRRKPVERLVAEGGQGEGGSLRRSLTMWQLTMISIGATLGTGIFVVLGEAAPLAGPAVTISFVIAGLTALFSALSYAELAGSIPVSGSSYSYAYATMGELIAWICGWCLVLEYAVSVSAVAVGWGQYLNELLEGTIGVTIPQAVSAPLGEGGFVNLPALIVVLLAMVFLMGGAKESARINTIMVTVKIVTLLLFIGIGFMGIKAGNYAPLAPLGVTGISAAAATLFFSYIGFDAASTAGEEAKNPKRDLPRAIMLSLLIVTVLYCVVALVAVGAMPWQDFKGTEAALAQIMTDVTGQSFWGVVLAAGAVVAIASVVFAVLYGQTRILFAMSRDGLIPKVFAKVNPKTGAPRANTVIVSLFCGTLAAFIPLGELANATSIGTLFAFALVNVAVIILRYKRPEMNRTFKVMLFPVTPILGFGFCAYLMYSLPGITWLWFAGWMVLGLVFYFLYGIRRSRLATEATAEK